Part of the Paenibacillus sp. JNUCC32 genome is shown below.
TCTAAGCAATGTCATGATCAGTGAATAAATCGCCAGTGTTTCAAAAGTCGAAAACACCATAAACCAAATAGCTTCCATTCAAAGATTTCCTCCCTACACCGTAAAGAAATGGTTTAATGTGTACAACGCCACTTCCCGATTCATCCTGGCTGAGCTGAATGGTTATAACGTCTCTAAGAAACGTATATCTTCAGCCTTCAGATTCTATCGAGTCGTCCCTGAATGATGCATGTTCTTGAGGTCAATTCCGATGGCGCCTGCCATTTCTTATATGTCTGGAAGCTCTGATGAAAAATGCAATAACTATCGAACGGCGTCAATAGCTCCGGCTGGTATACAATTACCAAGCACAACGGCCCGGAACTTATAACGCCAAGACGAAGCAAACCACTGCAACGTTCAATCCGCAAAACAAAAAACGAGCATCAATGATCAAGAATCCACGACCTTATGAACATGACTAAGCCAGAATAAACTCGTGTCGCACGATGCGTAACATCCTGACATCATCATCTAAGTCGATTATATAAGGCCATGTAGGCATAACAACAGGTAATTAAATACATATGTGGGGGAATCCATCATGGATCTATGAAGTGTAGAGTTTATAAAAGGAGATAACTAGATATAACTCTATTATATACGAACCTACGTTCCTGTTCAACCATTAAGGAACGACAGAATTTATTTTATTCTGACATAAACCTTACACAATTAGATATTAAGTTAGGGATCAACTAATCTGCATTCCAAGAAGAGGCATCCGCCGGATGCCCCTCCCCTTTTATTCCGTTCTCGTCCCCAACCTTTCAAAGGGATGCGCCTTGTTAGCCGGAATGTTTTTGTGTATGAGTAAAGCAGTCACTTATACAGTCTGGTCCAAGCCAAACTATTGGCAGCCAGCAGCACGACGATATAGGCCGATATACCGTAGGTAACCGTGCTACTAAAATAGTGCAAGCCGCATAACCCGCCGACAACGATAATGAACACCAGCACCCACCAGCCGTCTTTTTGCTGAGCCATATTAAACGCTTGGGAGAACGGCGGATGGCGAAGCATCGCCTTGGCCGACACAGGAATCAGCACCAAGCCGGTAAGAAGAATGATGAGAACGTCCGGTAGGATCCGAATACCGAATATGATCAGGAATACGATCGCATTCACAGTGAACAACGGCAGGAACATTTTTATGGCAAAGGCCTTTAAAGCTCCTTGATATAAGGAACTCATGCTTGGCAGCGGGGCCGCCCCAAACAGCCAGAAGGCCTTGGGTTTGCCGGAGAATTTCAACATCATCACGACGGTTACAATCATGATAAGCATGACGTGCAGCACATAGTACGACGATCCCCTGCCGATTTCCGCCAGGGAGGAATTACGGATCGTGGAGAAAAAGAACAAGTAGGGCAGCAGAACGGACAACCCGAGCGTAGGATACACCTTCAGCTTGAATTCTCTCTCGTTCTTCAACATGCTGGCAGATAACCGGAAACATGCCTGTTCCGTGCGGGACCGGCATACGATTTTGGCCAAAAACCTGTCAAACCGACCGCGCTCCCGCCCTTTTCCCGCTTCGCTGTGCGCCAGCTTTTCCAGATACTGCTCGAAGGATGGAATATAACGAAGGTACGCCACCATGAGCAGAACCGGAACGAACACGGCCAGTAAGGATAGGACAATCAGCCACCCGCTCCCCTCGCCGAACATCCATTCAAATGGGGCCGCAAACCATACGGGCGGAAGCAGGACCTGCCACCAGGCCGGCGTAAATACCAAATTGAAATCAATCAAATCAAATGAACGGATCACGAACTGATAGCCGATGGCCAGCGTAGCGGAAAGCCCAATCTGTACATAATTGATCAGATCCTTCAGTTTCTCTCCGTCCCAATATTTCAGCAGCACCAGATAAATCATGGAGGTGCTCACCAGTATGAGCATATTCATGAGAATAAGCTCAAGGATGCAGATCAGGAAAAACAGCACGCCATGCTTAAACAGCCCCACGGCAAGTGAAGCGGCCGATAGCGCTCCGGTCAGCAGCAGCAAATAAATACCGGCATGAATCGATCTGGCCACGCCGACCGTGCGGCCGTCGATCGGTTTCGTCATCAGAATGCTGCGGTCGCGCACATCCAAAAGCACGGATGAGAAATCCGAAATCATGGAGGTCATGATCAGGAACATGAGGATGGCGGACAGGATGCTCATCGGCATCAGATATTCCGGATCGCTCCAGAACACAAACGGCGTCAGGACAAGCCCGATTAAGCCATACAACCAGAGGGAACTGACAAACAGGTTTTTATCCTGCTCTTCGGCCTTCCGGCTGTTTGAAGATAATATGACGGGTGCCCGCCTCGAGTCCATCAGCAGCTTGACATGCAGGATCCGCCGCAGCGTTTCATAGTCGACGCCCAGTCTCGAGATAACCCCTTGAAACCGATCCAGCAGCTTGAGCATTCGAAATGAAACTTCCGGGCCCGCCATATCAGCTTCCCTCCCGAACGATCGATACGAACCGCTCTGCGATGCTGGCATGGTCATTGAAGCCCGTCAGCTGATTGAACACCTCTTCCAGAGACCCTTCATGGGAATGCTGCTGCAGCTCTTTAAACGTTCCGTCCGCCACCACCCGGCTGTCTGCGAGCAGAACGATCCGGCTGCTGATTTTCTCGACGACGTCCATGATATGCGAGGAATAAAAAATCGTCTTGCCCTGTGCCGACAGCTGCGCCAGTACCTCCTTGACCACCATCACGCTGTTTGCATCCAGCCCGCTTAAGGGCTCATCAAGGAACAAGAGATCCGGGTCATGCAGGAGACTCGAGATCAGCAGCACCTTTTGCCGCATTCCTTTTGAAAACGTGGCGATCCGAGCATGGTAAGCCTTTTCCAAGTCAAAGCAGTCCATCAAATGTTTTGCCTTATAATCCGCAGCATCGTATGTAAGTCCGTACAATTCGCCGATAAAAGTCAGATATTCCGCAGCCGTTAACTGATCGTATAATTCCGCCACCTCGGGCACATACCCGATTCTCCGTTTATAATCGATATTCCCGTCGGAAATATCCTGGCCGAATATGCGGACCGTTCCCGTATACCCTTCAACCAGCCCAAGCATAATTTTAACCGTCGTGCTCTTTCCCGCCCCGTTCGGACCGATATATCCTATCATTTCGCCGCGGTTGACCTTCAGATCGATCCCGTTCAATACATAACGGTTATCATATTTCATGCGCAGGTCTTCAATCGATAACACTTCATTTTCGGACATGATTGATTCTCCCATTCCCTCTTTTGTCATCTCATACCTACCTTATTATGGAAGCGCGGGAAAATCAACCGTTGGCGGTATACTCGCTCTGCAAAAGCCCCATGTGCACAATGTCATGCCAGGCACCGTTCCGGTACAAGCTCTGTCTGGAGCTGCCTTCGTGGACGAAGCCGATTTTTTCGTACAGCTTGATCGCTTTATGGTTAAAGGAGAACACCCGCAGGCTTACCCGGTGCAGATTCAGCTCCAAAAAGGCATAATCCAGCAGCAGCTTCATCGCTTCCGAGCCGTATCCCCTGCCCCAATAATTCTTATCGCCGATGTCGATGATGCACTCCGCATTGCGATTCTTGAAATCGATGCCGACCAACGACATGATGCCGATCGGTTGGCCTGTTTCCTTCGCCTGGATCAGATAGCTCTTCGAGGACGGAGTGCCGAGGATCACATGCTGAACGAAGTCCTTGGTCTCCTCCATTTGGTAAGTATCCAAGCTGGGACTGGTGGATTGCATCACGTCCAGGTCATTGCGCCAGGTATGATACAGCTCCGCGTCATCCATGGTCATTTTTCGACAAGACAATCTAGCGGAATCAAACAGCATTGCTATAAGCCCCTTTCTGTCATCATGATTCTATGGTTATCGGATTTAGCATTTCGCCGAGAGAGTAGAGGAAAGACTCCAGCTGCTCCGGCACGCAAGTCACCCCAGCCCCAAGCTGGAAGGTATCCAGCATGAGTCCGTTGAGAAACGAGATCATGTACCGTGCGATGGCTTCCGGTTCCAGACGCGGCCGAAACTCCCCCTGCTCCTGCCCCTTCCGGATGACCCCGCACAGAGCCTCGACCGTAATCTGATAGCGCTCGGTAATATAGGGATCTTCTTGCTTCGCATGATCATAAGAGGAAGACAGGAAGTATTCCGCCCTGGCGAGTACAAGCGAGTGATGGATCAGCGAGATGTCCTCCTGCTGTTTCTTGATCCAGTCCAACAATTGCTTCCATATCGAATGTGGCGAATCCGGTTCAAAAAAACGGAGCGCCTCCTGATCGTCATAACGCAGAACCTCCAAAAAAACATGCTCCACATTGCCAAAATACGCGTACACGGCGCCGCGGGATATGCCGGCTTCCTCCATGATGTCCTGCATCACGGTGCGGGTATAACCCTTCCTAATAAAGACGCGCCTGGCTGCCCTCAAGATTTCAAGCTTTTTCTGCTGCTTGTATTCGTCGCTGACCCTTGGACACATAATCCTCCCCACCTTCGACCTTAAACTGACACTGGTATCGTTTTTCATGTCATATTATAAACGACACTCATGTCGTTTTCAAATACCATCCAGTAATTTACGCTGACCCCTTACAGCAAAGTCCCATAAAAGCACAAATTGAGCGCAGCCATGACACTATCGTTTTTTAGATGGAATGTCCCATAATGCCCCTGTCGCTTGATCTTTGAAAACAACTTGTTCTATTTCCGGCAGCTGCACATTTCCGTCAACATTCGCGAATCCCCGCATATATATGGGGGAGAACGAAAAGAGGTGATCGGACATCATTAAGGGCATCGGCCGCATATTGGTCTTCGCCTTACTGCTCGTATTCTTTCTCCCCTCCGTTACCCAAGGTGCGGCAGCAGGACAGAAGCTGGACAGTAAGTACACCAAGTACGCACAGTTTATCGTCATTGACAAATCCACCAACAAGCTGACGTATTACGAAAAAGGCAAGGTCATAAAAACATTCCCCGTGGCCACCGGCAAAAAACCCTCCTATACGCCGGAAGGACTGTTCAAAATCCACGAAAAAGTGAAGAACAGACCGTACTACAAGGAAGGCATCAAGGGAGGAGACCCGCGCAACCCGCTTGGGGACCGCTGGCTCGGCATTAATGTGAAAGTGAACGGCCGAACCAGTTACGCTTATGCCATCCACGGCAACAACAACGCGAATTCGATCGGAAAGTACGTATCCGCGGGTTGTATCCGGATGCACAACAAGGACGTGCGATGGCTCTACGACAAGGTAAAAATGAACACCCCCGTCCTCATCCAAAAATAAGGCGCGACCATGAAAAAGCCAAACACTGCACAAGTGTTTGGCTTTTTAGGTTTAACGTTTTACGAGCCGTACTCGGCTCCGAATTCAATAATGTTGCGGTCCGGATCGAGCACGAATATCTGGGCGAAGCCTGCAACGCTGTCGGGTTTGGCTACATACTCGACGTTCATCCGGTCCAGCCATTCCTTGGTTTCCCGGTAGCTCTTCACCCATACCGAGAAATGTCCGTCCGTTGTATCGATGCCCCGCTCCCGCAGCGTATCGCTGACGGGATGCTCCAACAGATGGAGCTGCTGGTCCCCGACGGCATACCATACCCCTTTCGAATCAAACGGCGGGCGCGGCAGCTCCCGAAACTTGAGAACGTCCGAGTAAAAAAACTTCGCCTTCTCCAAGTCGCGCACCGCCAAGCTCACATGGTGCAGTCCTTCAAATTGAATCATGAATCCCACCCCCAGGTATGTAACTGTATTATAAAGGATACCTTATCATTATATAACATGAATTAACCAGCCAAGGGGGGGAGTTCACCATGGATATCCATTCGAATGAATACAAAATCGCTGCGCTCAACGGAAATGAAGGCACTTTGAAGGCAATTGAAGACGCCGAAACCAAAATTGCCGAGCTGACGGGCAAAGAGATTACGCTGATTGCCTACGAGAAAGAACAAACACAAGGGGAGAAGCCATAACCCAAGCCCCTTAGAAAAAAGGCTGCCCTCCAAGCGTCTACAGTGACCTTGGAAGAGCAGCTTTTTCATTAGATGAAGCAGGCCGCCGTCACGGCCGCCTGATAGGTTACATTAACCTCCAGCGGTCTGTCGGTTAGACCATTCTGATCGAAGAGCATCCGGTCGGCTTCCAACTCCTCGATTTCGTCGACTACGCCTTCCACATAATCCGCAAGGCGGTCCCGCGTAGAGGAGATTCGCGCGAGCAGCCCGCCGTAGCGGAGATCCAGCACCTCCCAGCCAAATGGCTTATACGTGCTCATCCACAGTCCCCTGTGCGATAAACGCAATGCCTCGATGCGCCGCTTCAGGTCGTTTAACGGGGAATCCGCTGCGGAAGCAAACTCAGCAAGACGGTCTTTGTTTCGTGTGTCGTAAAGCCTTTTCAACGTAACGCCCAGGGTGCTCTTGATAACGAGGACCGAGGCCAATTTTTCATAAAAATCAAACAGGCGGTTAAACGGTGCCGGGTACTGTTCCTTGCATTCCAGCCATCTCTGCTCCAGCTCGGCGTAATGTCCAGGCAGCACGGAATCCGCTTTCCCCTCCACATGCTTATCCAGCAGCCCCAGCAAAGGATCCTGCCACAACAAATACTTCGAGGGATTGGCCATCCAGTGATTTCCCTCCGACACGCCGGGAACCTCATCCATATATTTCAGCGCGTTCAGCGATCCGAACAAATCGATGCCCGTGCAGGCCGCAAGCCTTCTTGCCAGAAGCTCGTCGCTGATATCGTCTCCGTACCCATGCTCGGCAAACAGCTGGAGGCCCGCCAGGATGACCAGGTGATTGGTTTCGTTTCCGTTATCCCCCCAGGCGGTGGCGATGACTTCGCGGATCCCTTTCGTTTTGGCGGCGCGCAGGGCAGGATGGCTGGTCATCCAGGTCTTGCCGTTGTTCGGGCTGATGCTGTTCCACATATGAATGCCGCCGGCAAAAATCGGCTTGGAGCCCAGCTTCATATGCTTCTCATACAGCCGCTCATACCCCTGTTCATCCCTACGTCCGTAATCCCAATACACGAATTGGACGCCTTGGGGAATGCGGCTCATATTGTCGTCGGAAAAATCCGCATCCAGATTGTACAGCGAACCTTGATAATCGTTGGCCAGCAAATTAAAATACATGTCGCTCCAGATCATCGGCCGGAGTCCGAGACGCTCGGTAATGGCAAGCACCCGGCTGACATGGTCATTCATAATCTGAAACCGGTCCTGGACGCCGTTCAATTTTAAATACTTGCCAAGGCCGACCTGAAACGCCTCGTCCATCCCGATGTGAATCCGCTTGGAACGGAACATCCCGGATGCGGCGGTGATCATCTGTTCGATGAAAGCATACGTCTTCGGCTCGCCTGCAAGCAAAATATCCGCATGATCCTTC
Proteins encoded:
- a CDS encoding ABC transporter ATP-binding protein, whose amino-acid sequence is MSENEVLSIEDLRMKYDNRYVLNGIDLKVNRGEMIGYIGPNGAGKSTTVKIMLGLVEGYTGTVRIFGQDISDGNIDYKRRIGYVPEVAELYDQLTAAEYLTFIGELYGLTYDAADYKAKHLMDCFDLEKAYHARIATFSKGMRQKVLLISSLLHDPDLLFLDEPLSGLDANSVMVVKEVLAQLSAQGKTIFYSSHIMDVVEKISSRIVLLADSRVVADGTFKELQQHSHEGSLEEVFNQLTGFNDHASIAERFVSIVREGS
- a CDS encoding GNAT family N-acetyltransferase: MLFDSARLSCRKMTMDDAELYHTWRNDLDVMQSTSPSLDTYQMEETKDFVQHVILGTPSSKSYLIQAKETGQPIGIMSLVGIDFKNRNAECIIDIGDKNYWGRGYGSEAMKLLLDYAFLELNLHRVSLRVFSFNHKAIKLYEKIGFVHEGSSRQSLYRNGAWHDIVHMGLLQSEYTANG
- a CDS encoding TetR family transcriptional regulator — encoded protein: MCPRVSDEYKQQKKLEILRAARRVFIRKGYTRTVMQDIMEEAGISRGAVYAYFGNVEHVFLEVLRYDDQEALRFFEPDSPHSIWKQLLDWIKKQQEDISLIHHSLVLARAEYFLSSSYDHAKQEDPYITERYQITVEALCGVIRKGQEQGEFRPRLEPEAIARYMISFLNGLMLDTFQLGAGVTCVPEQLESFLYSLGEMLNPITIES
- a CDS encoding L,D-transpeptidase is translated as MVFALLLVFFLPSVTQGAAAGQKLDSKYTKYAQFIVIDKSTNKLTYYEKGKVIKTFPVATGKKPSYTPEGLFKIHEKVKNRPYYKEGIKGGDPRNPLGDRWLGINVKVNGRTSYAYAIHGNNNANSIGKYVSAGCIRMHNKDVRWLYDKVKMNTPVLIQK
- a CDS encoding VOC family protein, producing MIQFEGLHHVSLAVRDLEKAKFFYSDVLKFRELPRPPFDSKGVWYAVGDQQLHLLEHPVSDTLRERGIDTTDGHFSVWVKSYRETKEWLDRMNVEYVAKPDSVAGFAQIFVLDPDRNIIEFGAEYGS
- a CDS encoding beta-N-acetylhexosaminidase; the encoded protein is MKIYFDNLPEKLLEGVGELSDILDIRITEGEGLKIRVIQAPGPIQASLKDGQGTIRYQEKIHFFRALGVFLEQARERDRFELTEEPRFDFNGTMLDVSRNGVLKVQVIKQFIRYMALMGLNGLMMYTEDTYEMKEQPYFGYMRGRYTASEMKECDDYADLFGIEMIPCIQTLGHLQQALKWGYAADLKDHADILLAGEPKTYAFIEQMITAASGMFRSKRIHIGMDEAFQVGLGKYLKLNGVQDRFQIMNDHVSRVLAITERLGLRPMIWSDMYFNLLANDYQGSLYNLDADFSDDNMSRIPQGVQFVYWDYGRRDEQGYERLYEKHMKLGSKPIFAGGIHMWNSISPNNGKTWMTSHPALRAAKTKGIREVIATAWGDNGNETNHLVILAGLQLFAEHGYGDDISDELLARRLAACTGIDLFGSLNALKYMDEVPGVSEGNHWMANPSKYLLWQDPLLGLLDKHVEGKADSVLPGHYAELEQRWLECKEQYPAPFNRLFDFYEKLASVLVIKSTLGVTLKRLYDTRNKDRLAEFASAADSPLNDLKRRIEALRLSHRGLWMSTYKPFGWEVLDLRYGGLLARISSTRDRLADYVEGVVDEIEELEADRMLFDQNGLTDRPLEVNVTYQAAVTAACFI